TTGAGTATTTTACATCAGTTTGGATTGTTGAGTCTTTAACAATATCCTTCTAAGTGACTTCAATTACTAGCAGTGTTATGTGTGGTTGTATTTATACGAAGGGAATAAGTCGATCCAGTTGGAAATGTTTTGTAATATTAAGTATAGTGTATAAAAATCAATTGGGCTGTCGTAAGTTGTCCCTAATGTTATTGGCTTTGATTAAACCATTCTAGGGGAAGATCCGATTGTGTTAATTCAAACTGAAGTAATTGGTTCTTTTATGTTGCCAGCTTTTTATTATCAATTTACAGATCCAAAGGCCCACAAACTTTCCTTCAGTCTGTGTTCAACTGTCTAAACTACTTGCAAAGGGGCACGGAGAGTAATTTTCTTGCATACCTTCTTCTATACCTGTCTGGATATTTTATAGTTCAGAGGAGCTTGTTAATGGAATACATGATAGATGGCTAAATGGTTTGTGATTTCCtagataaaaacaagaaaaccataCCAAACCAAAAACATGTGAAAAATGAGGAACTAAGAGAATTGTGGAATAATTGCATGTTTTTGTTATTTCGTTTGTTTTATGGAAATGGTGAGATTCTAGTTGTAGGAACCTGAAAGTAAGCAGCAGCTTGAGAAACCTCTAGGAAGGACATCATGTTGAGAAGAGCTCAAGTTACTTCTAagggtaatcttttttttttaaacgtagaATTTCCCAGAAAGGCGGTATGCTGTTTCACATGTTTACTCGGCATTTGATGATGGAACCTATAAGTGCACAATGATTTGTAGTGTACAAGAgcttattttatatgttataaccCAATAACTGTCCAAGGAAGGCAGGTACCATTatcaccattttgcagatggaaaaCGTGAGACACCAAAGAGGTGAAGTGGGAGTAGCCCATTTCAGTAAATAGCAGAGCCCGGGTTTTCCGCCTCTGGCCCGAAATACACCTCATTGGTATTATTGTCCATTGgttgaaattaaatgaattagCATCATGCAAGAATATAAAGGTCTTTCCTATGTGTTTTAGaattcaaaagtgggaattcagAAGGAGGTAGCTAAATTTCACAaatctgttaatttttcttaaagtagaccatttatttttaacttttaaaatggagTCAATTAATCATTTGTTATATGATGTGTGCTAACCATTGACAACAAAGTAAGGATAGGAAAGAATATTGGCGTCAATGTAATGATGAAGAGAGTTAACTGAGATGCCTTTGAGGATGAAACAACTAATCTCAGTAACTATACAGAATGAAAAACTTCTACTCTTTTTAGGGTCCTTTTTCTACAATACCTGCCATGGTGTCTCTTTACTTAAATCAATATAGATTTATTACATCCTGTGAAGGAAATGCCACATTTGATTGGAGCCAGTTGTCTTTGTATAGAGTGAAATGGAGTGACGATGCATTTCATATggtattctctccctcttttcttttttttcaccaCCAGGTGAAATTGGGTGAAGATGCCCCCAATTCCAGTGTGGTACACGTCGCCAATGCTAAAGGAAGTGACAACAGTAGAAATGGTGCCCAGGTGAAGATGGTTGATGGAGCCGAGTGCCACCTTCTTGACTTTGCCAGCCCTGAGCGCCCACTGGTGGTCAACTTTGGCTCAGCCACTTGACCTCCTTTTACTAGCCAGCTGCCAGCCTTCAGCAAACTGGTGGAAGAGTTCTCATCAGTGGCTGACTTCCTGTTGGTCTACATTGATGAGGCTCATCCTTCAGATGGTTGGGCAGTGCCTGGTgaatcttctttgtcttttgaagtGAAGACTCACCGGAACCAGGAAGACCGATGTGCAGCAGCCCACCAGCTTCTGGAGCATTTCTCCTTGCCGCCCCAGTGCCGAGTTGTGGCTGACCGCATGGACAATAATGCCAATGTAGCTTACGGGGTAGCCTTTGAACGTGTGTGTATTGTGCAGAGACAGAAAATTGCTTATCTGGGAGGAAAGGGCCCTTTCTGCTACAACCTTCAAGAAGTCCGGCGTTGGCTGGAGAAGAATTTCAGCAAAAGATGAAATCTAGATTAGCTGGTTAAAGGTATGATTGtaaaggagttttgtttttgtttttgttttttaaattatgtaaaggaaaggaaactaagaACTGAATCCACTATTTCCACCAAGCCCCATTGTCTTGCTGAAGGTTAGGAATTTACATGTCAGAAGAACATAGACATCTAACATCTCCATATTCCTTTTACCACTGGAATGGCATTTGGCTAAGTAGTAGCCCCAGCACATCTCCTCCTAATGAAAAGCCTGAATGAAAAGATCccaagatggagaggaagaaacgCTGTTTCAACATGTGTTCATTCTGCCTTGGGAAAGAAGTGATACAGCTGATGCATGCTTTGGGACTTGAAGAAAAGACTTAGCTGAATAACTACTATGTTAGGGAACTGTTGTCCTTATTAGTATAAGGAGTATTGCCTATGCTTTATTCAGCACGGATAGAGCCCATCTGGAAAGTTCCCAAATATTTACGTCTAAAGAGTCCTTGAGCCCAGTTCGTGTGGTTAAGGCTTTTATGTTTAACAATGTTCTAGTAGTTTCTGCTGTTCTAGTTTCTAGCCATGTGGTGCTCTATGCCAGTCTAAACATCCCAGAAATCACAGGTGTATTTGCAGATATCAAGGATGATCCCTACTTAGAGGATTAGGATGATTATCTGAAATCTGAGGGTTCCTTTCTAGGCGAGTGGGGAAAGCCCTAGAAGAAAATCCAACTGACAAGCTAGGGACAGGAAGCAGAAAGATGAGGAGGCTTCACAGAGTTTCACCTTGTTAGTCACAGAAACATGGAAACATAAAACATACGTGGGTCAGAAAAAGAAGCAACTTAATTGAAATCAGCATGGAGAATATGCATATGAAATCAATGAATTTATCATATATTCCTCAattgagggagaaagggggatggaaaggagaaaaaaaaccccacgcttcattatttttaattatgaggGTTTTTTGTTAGAAATAATTACTTTCTGAAATAGGTCTGTGGTATGTATATTTTCAGCAGGTGAAATATACCGCATGATACTGATTTAATGTAAAACCAGTAGGTCCAGTGGTTCTGGTCTGTCCCTCTCCATTCCTACAATTCTGATATGGCCCCATTCATTTTTGGTCTCAGTCTCCTTAACGGATGCCGAGCTGGGGAGTACATTCTTCATAATATACTCttgatactatatataaatatattctcagCTGCTGTGGGAGGTAGGTGCTCTGGCCATTCAGCTGTAGCACTGTTCTTCTCCCAGAGTGAGTGAACTATAATGAATAGTAAGTGCAAATAAACAAGATTTCTTCAGTTacaaaatagaggaagaaaaagttaGTTTGAGACAattctcattaataattttggaGGCTTTGATAGAGACAACCCTCAGTGGCTTGGAATGTGGCAAAATGGAAttcccatttacatttaaatttggaTTGGGATCTTCCTTTGTTCCAGTTAGCTGAGGTCTAGTAATCTAAGGCCTCTGTCCTCATTAtaatgctacacacacacacacacacacacacacacacacacgcacacacacacacacatacacacacacaccatgtttctctttaaaatgcacTATAGTTTTACCTATAATATAATATCTAAATATCATAACCCCCAAAGAATAGACCaattaattttgtattataaatattttattgttaatttgAGGATGCTATTAAATCACAGTATATGGTTGTATTGATACGTACAATCAAAGGTTCCTATGACCATTCCATTAATAattgaatcataaaataaaagttgtagagaaaaaagaaaaacactcaagTTGAAAATATCTTCCGGAACTAGTTGcctgaaataagaaaaaggtgGGAATTGAGTGTGTAAGAaccaaaagtatattaaaaaaaaacaaaacagaactggaAAAATGTATCAGTCATCTCACTAGTTTATTGTTTAGATATTAATGTACTATTTtaactgattattttctttacagCAATTTTAAGCTTTTCAGTGTCTTAAATTCTATAAAACACACCCGCAAAGAatggaaattttgaaaatgtgGCAACATCTAACAAATTTCTGGAAATTCCCACAGAGAACAGATAATTTCAGAGTTCTCAGTCATTAAACTTTATACTCCAGACTGGGCCGCActgaattttatctttcaaatggTGTCAAGATTATGTGGTCCCCGAGAAAAGGAAAACGAAAACTTGGTTGCAGCACACTCACCCGTTGTCCTTAAACTTCCCCTTTGTTCTACATGTACAATAATGGAACAGGATGTTAGAGAAGCTGGTGGGGGGATGAGATTTGGCTAAGGCAGTGCTAGTTGTCTGGGAAAAAGGATGATGGAAAAAGCACCCAGTTGCGATAGATgtttaaggaaaagagaaggtCGTGTGTGTGCAATTCCTCTCCATGAGGAtattccaatggaaaaatgaagcagtgGAAGTAAATATACAAAGGCATAGGCTGAATATCAGGGAAAAAGATATGTTCAATAGAACATAGAAGACTTTCTGGAAGAAAGGCAGTTAGGGAACAATGAAGACAGTGAATTGACAAAGCTCAGGAATCCTACAGTCTGTAGAATGGCTTGGTGTTAACCAGAGTTATGATAAGCCTGTAATTATGTAACCTATTTATCTCAACAtgtttttttatgatttcctGTGATGTATCTTTTATGAACATAACAAGAACTCATTATTTGAAGTAGAGGAGAATCAATGCTTAGCTGGTATGCTCAGAGAAATTATTAGAGTGTCAATACCCATCCTACCTGTCGTGTCTTTATAAAGTATGTTCCTTTGACCAATTGTTCAAAAATACTTGGTAAAGTATGTTCCTTTGGACAATTGAGACCTAAACATCCCCTCCCCCTAGGCTGTGTTTACATGGAGCTATCAGTTTAGCCTTTTAAACTGAATTAGCTTGTCTATATTGAAATAGTTTCAAGCAATTTTAGATATTATCATAGCATCTGGATTTACTCAGACCTTTAGTGTTTGAAAGGCATATGTCTTGGAACTattcaaacttattttattttattgcttagaGAAAATATTAGTGGAGTCAACAATGACTTTCTTGAATGGGTGTGAATGAAATGCCCACAGAGTAATGTAGAAATGTTTGatacagatattaaaatgtaaCTGACCTCCTCAGAGGAAGACTAGTAACTGTTCTTTGTATAGCAAAAGTGACAGTCGTTTAACttatatgacttttattttcatgttttggaTCTCTGGTACTGTGTCTTCCCCTTGTTTATAGACTGTACCTTTGATTTTTGGTAATATCAAGTTCTGAATGGCCTACTGATGAAAATTCTGCCATTAAGCAGAAAATGCCTATTCTATGACcaaggggagaagagaagccTGCTGTCTTTTATTTTGCCTGAAGTGTGTTTCACTATTTGGGCtcttgaataaaaaatatgaaatatggtgAGGTCATGTGTGGGTACTGCCTTGTTGTAAGAAATACCAGAGGGCATGTTAAAGACAATATCTATGCCTTTGGGAGAATTCCCAGCTGGATACAAGGTGTCCTTAGCATGCCTTGTGGGTTATATCCACAGCAAAAGGAATACACTGATGTTCAGGACTTTCCATTCTGTAAATCTGACTGATGGTTTGGAAAATTAGCTTAATTAGAATCATATGGTcattgcaaagggaaaaaatgtagaCACCAATTTCTGTCCCATTGAAGGGTTAATGAAAACCTCTTGAGCACTTAGAGGTTTTCAGAACATGTCCAATGTCATGTCTCTCAGCAGAAGAGATTAACAGTAAGAATTCCGATTCTAGGaacttaaaacaaaatgatattgccaaaaatcagagcaaaaatgttttcagttatATCCCAACTTCCTCCCTACTTTCtactttatcttaaaaatagaatccaAACTTAGGTTTCATATGTACATCCAGAACAGGACATAAGTATAAATTTCTGCTTGGTGATCAGCATTCTCCTGGTGGTGTCTTGAGGTACTCCATGAAAGAAGGAAGTAGGTCCTGGGAGAGTTAGGAAGTTGCTAACTGGAGAGAGGTAGGCCCTGAGAATTTGGTCTACTGATCTGAGagaatttgaaaagaaacttCTTACCAGTAGAAAGGGTTGCTGGGTATCAATGAATGACTTTAGAATGAGGCAAACATTGGGCTACTTCTTTATGTCTTAAGTTCTGGATAGCAGCAGAGGCAAGGTCTCAACTAAGAGACCCAGCTCTGCTCTAAGGTGAGTCTGAACCAACAGAAAGCAAACATGTACAGATATCCAAACAAGACTGGTCATACAATTCAGGGCTTGCTC
This Mustela nigripes isolate SB6536 chromosome 13, MUSNIG.SB6536, whole genome shotgun sequence DNA region includes the following protein-coding sequences:
- the DIO2 gene encoding LOW QUALITY PROTEIN: type II iodothyronine deiodinase (The sequence of the model RefSeq protein was modified relative to this genomic sequence to represent the inferred CDS: inserted 1 base in 1 codon), whose amino-acid sequence is MGILSVDLLITLQILPVFFSNCLFLALYDSVILLKHVVLLLSRSKSTRGEWRRMLTSEGMRCIWKSFLLDAYKQVKLGEDAPNSSVVHVANAKGSDNSRNGAQVKMVDGAECHLLDFASPERPLVVNFGSATUPPFTSQLPAFSKLVEEFSSVADFLLVYIDEAHPSDGWAVPGESSLSFEVKTHRNQEDRCAAAHQLLEHFSLPPQCRVVADRMDNNANVAYGVAFERVCIVQRQKIAYLGGKGPFCYNLQEVRRWLEKNFSKRXKSRLAG